A window of the Theileria parva strain Muguga chromosome 2, complete sequence, whole genome shotgun sequence genome harbors these coding sequences:
- the Trub1 gene encoding tRNA pseudouridine(55) synthase, protein MQILSKCFFYILFNLCKFVLTFSEKSYKPSGLLNVYKPYGVSSTYVCNKIKNIINENFPKNKGFKIPVGHGGTLDRYTEGVLAVGIGDGTKILESYLKGDKEYICTGTFGFETDTNDILGKIIHTSNWEYITDEMLEKAIRSLKGFQVQESPTYSAKKHKGIPMYEYALNNIQVPSKSSLVHIKDIYRIKNEELPNFSLFVHCSGGTYIRSVVRDIGRRLNSRATMASLIRTKKLNFHIKDSLKLEDLTYETILNNIKTPRDMNMVFK, encoded by the exons atgcaaatattaagtaaatGTTTTttctatatactatttaacCTATGTAAGTTTGTTCTGACTTTTAGTGAAAAATCATACAAACCCAGTGGATTACTGAACGTTTACAAGCCTTATGGAGTATCTTCTACATATGTATGtaacaaaataaagaatataataaatgagAATTTTCCAAAAAATAAGGG TTTTAAGATTCCAGTGGGTCACGGAGGAACTCTAGATAGATATACTGAAG GAGTTCTTGCAGTTGGAATCGGAGATGGGACTAAAATCCTTGAAAGCTATCTTAAAG GAGATAAGGAGTATATATGTACTGGAACTTTTGGATTTGAAACTGACACGAATGACATCCTT GGGAAAATTATACACACATCGAATTGGGAATACATAACAGACGAAATGCTTGAAAAGGCCATAAGGAGCCTTAAAGGGTTCCAGGTTCAAGAATCGCCTACTTATTCAG CCAAGAAGCACAAAGGGATTCCCATGTACGAATATGCCCTCAATAATATCCAAGTTCCCTCTAAATCATCTCTCGTCCATATAAAAGACATTTATCGcattaaaaatgaagag CTACCGAACTTCTCTTTATTTGTTCACTGTTCTGGAGGAACTTACATCAGAAGCGTTGTCAGAGATATTGGTAGAAGGCTAAACTCTAGAGCAACAATGGCTTCTCtg ATTCGAACTAAAAAACTTAATTTTCATATCAAGGACTCTTTAAAACTGGAGGATTTAACTTATGagacaattttaaataacataaaaACCCCAAGAGATATGAATATGGTATTTAAATGA
- the Lsm14b gene encoding Scd6-like Sm domain protein, whose amino-acid sequence MSIEPFIGTKISLISKVGIRYEGSLHSLNTDDSTIVLKDVRSMGTEGRSTGNEVPPSTKVHDFVVFRGEDVTDILVNETQISNDDTKFEDPAIFKTYKEDEFLVQGSKPRFEPKKEKQPFLREVGIAMHSEPPYKNNEGFQSFVNDLTDMSNDLEKDLETFQFDTLEGLDPSSFPINKPLKPAHNLNDENHTQDLSDNKEKQNSKTEYKVFYDKKSFYDNLSHEKKLSKSDLKQEHMKQREIDIATFGKMTIRNWHSRNNSFRGRKHNNTNQFNVKAGWERRDQMNNRNSENL is encoded by the exons atgTCCATCGAGCCTTTTATTGGAACTAAAATTTCACTAATTTCAAAAGTAGGGATCAGATATGAAG GGTCTCTGCATAGCTTAAACACTGATGACTCAACCATAGTTTTAAAAGATGTTCGTTCTATGGGAACAGAAGGAAGGTCAACGGGAAATGAAGTACCACCATCTACGAAGGTGCACGATTTTGTTGTTTTCAGAG gCGAAGATGTAACTGATATACTTGTAAATGAAACACAAATATCAAATGATGATACCAAATTTGAAGATCCAGcgatttttaaaacatatAAAGAAGACGAGTTCCTTGTTCAAGGATCAAAACCAAGATTTGAACCTAAAAAAGAAAAACAGCCATTTTTAAGAGAAGTTGGTATCGCAATGCATTCTGAACCTCCATACAAAAATAACGAAGGCTTTCAGTCTTTTGTGAATGACTTGACGGATATGTCAAATGATTTGGAAAAGGACTTGGAAACATTTCAATTTGATACACTAGAAGGACTAGATCCATCATCATTTCCAATTAATAAACCATTAAAACCAGCACACAACttaaatgatgaaaatcATACACAAGATTTATCAGATAACAAGGAAAAACAAAATTCTAAAACAGAGTATAAAGTGTTTTATGATAAGAAATCATTTTACGACAATTTATCACACGAGAAGAAACTTTCaaag AGTGATCTTAAACAAGAACACATGAAACAAAGAGAAATAGACATAGCGACATTTGGGAAAATGACCATTAGGAATTGGCATAGTAGGAACAACTCATTCAGGGGAAGAAAACATAATAACACAAACCAGTTCAATGTTAAGGCGGGTTGGGAAAGAAGAGATCAGATGAATAACAGAAATAgtgaaaatttataa